TTAAGTTCTTTCAAAAAATCTTCTAATTTAGCTAGGCTAAATTCCATTTTTTCAAATTTTCTAAATTCTACTATGGGTGATAATTCAGGAATCGTTACTCCCAATTTGAGTGGGTTTTGTTCAGATATAAATATGTTTTCTTCTAAAATTTTGTAAGCATTTATTAGCTTTTTAATGTTTTTGATTATTGAGTCCTTATTAAAAATTGGTCTTATTATTTTTTCCTGAATATCAATAATTATCAATGCATTTACTTTCGATGATAATTTATCAGAAGAGATTTTTTGATCATTCATCATTTACATATAGATATACATTTAACATAATATTTAGAAGAACTTTAGTAAACATTTTAAATAAATAAGTTGTTTTACTCTCATCTAGAGTTATTATTGAGAATAGCCAAGGATTAATTTTGTCATTATCCTCTCAATACAAAGTAATAACATCTCCTCTTGGTGATGGATTGCATAAAGATGGGAAGAGATTAACTCCTCAGAGGTTAAAGGTTCTTAATTTATTTGAAAATATTGGCTCTGGAAAGCATCTTAGTGCTGAAGAGGTTCATGAAAAGTTAGTTAAAACAAGCTCCAAAGTTTCACTAGCAACAATTTATAGAACTTTAAGACTTTTAGTGCAAATGGGTTTGCTTCATGAATTAGAACTCAGTGAGGGTGGACACAGATATGAATTGCTTAGTAACGACACACCGGAACATCATCATTTGATTTGCATTAGGTGTGGAAGAACAGAAGAATTCGAAAATGATGAGGTTTTAGAGGCAGGCAAAGTTGCAGCAAAAGTTAATGGTTTTAAACTAATTGAATCCTCTTTAAATGTAAGAGCAATTTGTCCTAATTGTATTTAGCAGGTTTTAACTTAAAGACCCTCCACAACTTGAACCTGCTCCTGCAGTGCAAGCAAAACAATGTTCTTTTACAGCTACCCCATAGTCAAAAGTAAATGATTCATCCAACAGATCAACAAGTGTCTTTGGTCCTTTATTCTCTCGGAAATTTATCTGTTGGTTAAAGTCACAATCATAAATTTCTCCTAGCCAATTTACGCTAATTGTCTTTTTACACATTAGATTTTCTAAATTTTTTTCATTAAAATTTTCTTTTAATAATTTGTAATAAGTATTTAGTTTCCCTTCTCTTCTAAGAGATTCTTCATATCTATTTATTGGCATATTAGTTATTGTGTATAAATTATTAAAAACGATATTGTATTTTTCGAATAAAATTTTTTTATAATCCTTCTCCAATATTTCCTGAGAAGGTGGAAGAATTGGGCTTACAGGATTGTAAACAAGGTTTAATTGTAATCCATTTTCTTTCTTTCCATAGCCTAAATCATTAAGAATTTTTATGGCATTAATACTTTTTTCAAAAACGCCAAAACCCCTTTGAAAATCAACATTATTTTTTTCATAACACGGTAGCGAAGCAGTAATTATAACTTTATTTTTTGCAAGAAATTGAGGAAGATCTTCATAACCTTCTTCAAAAAAAATTGTCAAATTGCACCTATCAATAATATCAACTTGTTTTGTGTTCAAGCTGGTTATTAGGTTTTTAAATTTTGGGTGAAGTTCTGGCGCACCACCTGTAATATCTAAAGTCTTGATTTTGTATTTTTCAATTATTTTTGGAATAAGAGTTATCATTTCATTAGACATCTTTTCAGTCCTTAGGGGACTCGAATTGACATGACAATGCTTACAAGCCTGATTGCATTTATAACCTATATTAATTTGCAATGTTTCTATAGGTTCTTTATATATTGAGGGGAATTTTTCTTTCATGAATCTATTATTTATAAATTGTCATTCGAAAATAAAAAAGTCAACTATTTTTTTTAAAGTTTGATCTCTCATTAGCAAGTTCAATAAACCAACTTATGTATTCTTTGGGACCATTTTTAAAAACTATGTCAAATTTTAAATTGTCATGAACATCACTGATCCCTATTAAACCAGTTTTTTTTGTAGAGGGTCTTTCAACTTCACCAGAACTACTATCTACAAAAATTATTTTATTCTTAATCCCAAATTCATTACCTAATATTTGTATTAATTCTAGAAAAG
The Prochlorococcus marinus XMU1405 genome window above contains:
- a CDS encoding isochorismatase family protein, which translates into the protein MMNDQKISSDKLSSKVNALIIIDIQEKIIRPIFNKDSIIKNIKKLINAYKILEENIFISEQNPLKLGVTIPELSPIVEFRKFEKMEFSLAKLEDFLKELKDKKITNLIVCGIETHICIQQTVLDCLQKGFAVFLISDSMGSRNRVDHEIALQRMTQSGAILTTTESIIFELCKTADREEFKEIRNIIMS
- a CDS encoding Fur family transcriptional regulator, which translates into the protein MSLSSQYKVITSPLGDGLHKDGKRLTPQRLKVLNLFENIGSGKHLSAEEVHEKLVKTSSKVSLATIYRTLRLLVQMGLLHELELSEGGHRYELLSNDTPEHHHLICIRCGRTEEFENDEVLEAGKVAAKVNGFKLIESSLNVRAICPNCI
- the arsS gene encoding arsenosugar biosynthesis radical SAM (seleno)protein ArsS (Some members of this family are selenoproteins.); amino-acid sequence: MKEKFPSIYKEPIETLQINIGYKCNQACKHCHVNSSPLRTEKMSNEMITLIPKIIEKYKIKTLDITGGAPELHPKFKNLITSLNTKQVDIIDRCNLTIFFEEGYEDLPQFLAKNKVIITASLPCYEKNNVDFQRGFGVFEKSINAIKILNDLGYGKKENGLQLNLVYNPVSPILPPSQEILEKDYKKILFEKYNIVFNNLYTITNMPINRYEESLRREGKLNTYYKLLKENFNEKNLENLMCKKTISVNWLGEIYDCDFNQQINFRENKGPKTLVDLLDESFTFDYGVAVKEHCFACTAGAGSSCGGSLS